In Gemmatimonadota bacterium, a single genomic region encodes these proteins:
- the nuoL gene encoding NADH-quinone oxidoreductase subunit L has translation MTESFSYVWLIPLLPLLGAFINVFCNRNPRVSGMIACAAVAVSFLLALGVFFRLIGMPAGERSIDVVVYSWITAGTFAVDVAFLIDPLSTVMMLVVTGVGLLIHVYSIGYMGKDTCCVRYFSYLNLFMFAMLILVMGNNFLLMFVGWEGVGLCSYLLIGFWCERQSAANAGMKAFVVNRVGDFAFILGLLMIFLFAGSLTYADVFATDPAVLAPVVTAITLLLFIGAMGKSAQVPLHVWLPDAMEGPTPVSALIHAATMVTAGVYMVARCHALFVQSATVMTVVAVIGAVTAVFAAYIALTQFDIKRVLAYSTVSQLGYMFLACGVGYFTAGIFHLVTHAFFKALLFMGAGSVIHVLEHALEDGKDPQDLRNMGGLSGLMPVTYKSMLLATLAIAGIAPFAGFFSKDLILLGAFVNAPVLWFVGLITAVMTSFYMFRLLFMTFGGKTRLNAQETEKVHESSRVMTIPLVLLAMLSTVGGFIGIPHVFASGMDRFGEFLAPVFSGLTEVPVPSSSVEMALMVLTLLLAAAGIWGAYAVYIRGNTVFDRLVPRALYTLSLRKFYVDEIYDALIVGPLRKIAWGFWRIVDTAIIDGGLTLAALTVRGVGSVIRYTQTGVVQNYALIMLVGALVVFAYLTGYLGP, from the coding sequence ATGACAGAATCCTTCAGCTACGTCTGGTTGATTCCGCTCCTGCCCCTGCTGGGTGCCTTCATCAACGTGTTCTGCAACCGGAACCCCAGGGTCTCCGGGATGATCGCCTGCGCCGCGGTTGCGGTATCCTTCCTGCTCGCGTTGGGCGTCTTCTTCCGGCTCATCGGGATGCCGGCGGGGGAGCGCAGCATCGACGTGGTCGTCTATTCGTGGATTACGGCGGGAACCTTCGCGGTGGACGTGGCCTTCCTGATCGATCCGCTGTCGACGGTCATGATGCTGGTCGTGACGGGCGTCGGACTGCTGATCCACGTCTATTCCATCGGATACATGGGCAAGGATACCTGCTGCGTCCGGTATTTCTCCTACCTGAACCTGTTCATGTTCGCCATGCTCATCCTCGTGATGGGCAACAACTTCCTGCTGATGTTCGTCGGCTGGGAAGGAGTCGGACTCTGTTCCTATCTGCTGATCGGATTCTGGTGCGAACGGCAGTCCGCGGCGAACGCGGGCATGAAGGCCTTCGTGGTGAACCGCGTCGGCGATTTCGCCTTCATCCTCGGCCTGCTCATGATATTCCTGTTCGCCGGATCGCTCACCTACGCCGACGTGTTCGCGACGGACCCGGCCGTACTCGCGCCGGTCGTCACGGCGATCACCCTGCTGCTCTTCATCGGGGCCATGGGCAAGTCCGCCCAGGTGCCCCTCCACGTCTGGCTGCCCGACGCCATGGAAGGCCCCACGCCGGTCAGCGCGCTGATCCACGCGGCCACCATGGTGACCGCGGGCGTGTACATGGTGGCCCGCTGTCACGCGCTCTTCGTGCAGTCCGCCACGGTCATGACCGTCGTGGCCGTCATCGGCGCGGTCACGGCCGTATTCGCCGCGTACATCGCCCTGACCCAGTTCGATATCAAGCGCGTCCTGGCCTATTCCACCGTGAGCCAGCTGGGGTACATGTTTCTGGCCTGCGGCGTCGGATATTTCACCGCGGGCATCTTCCATCTGGTCACTCACGCGTTCTTCAAGGCCCTGCTGTTCATGGGCGCGGGCAGCGTCATTCACGTCCTGGAACACGCCCTGGAAGACGGCAAGGATCCACAGGACCTGCGCAACATGGGCGGCCTCAGCGGCCTCATGCCGGTGACCTACAAATCCATGCTGCTGGCCACCCTTGCCATCGCGGGGATCGCGCCTTTCGCGGGTTTCTTCAGCAAGGACCTGATCCTCCTGGGCGCCTTCGTCAACGCCCCCGTACTGTGGTTTGTGGGGTTGATCACCGCGGTGATGACCTCCTTCTACATGTTCCGGCTGCTCTTCATGACCTTCGGCGGCAAAACCCGGCTGAACGCGCAGGAAACGGAGAAGGTGCACGAATCGTCCCGGGTCATGACCATACCGCTGGTCCTGCTGGCCATGCTGTCCACCGTGGGCGGATTCATCGGCATTCCCCACGTGTTCGCGTCCGGCATGGACCGTTTCGGCGAGTTTCTGGCCCCCGTGTTTTCCGGACTGACGGAAGTGCCGGTTCCGTCCTCGAGCGTCGAGATGGCCCTGATGGTCCTGACCCTGCTTCTGGCCGCGGCCGGCATCTGGGGCGCTTATGCCGTGTACATCCGCGGCAACACGGTTTTCGACCGCCTGGTTCCTCGTGCGCTGTACACGCTTTCGCTGAGGAAGTTCTACGTCGACGAGATTTATGATGCCCTGATCGTCGGGCCGCTCAGGAAGATCGCCTGGGGATTCTGGCGTATCGTGGATACCGCGATCATCGACGGAGGGCTGACCCTGGCCGCCCTCACGGTGCGCGGCGTGGGCAGCGTGATCCGGTACACGCAAACGGGTGTCGTACAGAACTACGCGCTGATCATGCTCGTCGGCGCACTGGTGGTATTCGCCTACCTCACCGGTTACCTGGGACCGTAG
- a CDS encoding NADH-quinone oxidoreductase subunit M translates to MTDLPLLSLIIWLPVLGAVLLLVVKGDTAARWVGFGVSALVLVLFAACFGAFKSHVGDPQFVERIPWIESLGVSYHVGADGISILLAGITALMWPLALLGTWTIVSERVRAYQVFMLLMETTLMGVFFSLDLFLFFLFWEGMLIPMYFLIGIWGYENSARAALKFFLFAVFGSLLMLAAVITLAFLYHQAHGVLTFEMAALYQLAIPPEVQFWLALAFIAAFAVKVPMVPFHTWLPDAIVLAVVLVKMAAYGFIRLTLPLFPDALAELAPLMCAVAAAGIVYGALIALAQSDIRRLIAYSTISHAGFVVLGVFALNQHGIQGAVVHIVSLALSTGGLFLAAMMLAQRRDSWDMESYGGLWHTIPVFSAFLLVFTLASVGLPGLSNFVGEFLILVGVFQKHVVIAVVAATGIILAAAYMLRMYRKVVFGPLTREENRGIKDLSFRESAVLACMTLFIVWIGVYPNPFLRTMEASVQKLLVQTHRLAETPPAGMPRTSIESALPPDGTTRLPIESASLPASLDGLDATRETGQDTP, encoded by the coding sequence ATGACCGATCTGCCCCTGCTTTCCCTCATCATCTGGCTGCCCGTACTCGGCGCGGTGCTCCTCCTCGTCGTCAAAGGAGACACGGCCGCCAGGTGGGTGGGGTTCGGCGTCTCCGCCCTGGTGCTCGTCCTATTTGCGGCCTGTTTCGGCGCATTCAAGTCCCACGTGGGCGATCCGCAGTTCGTGGAGCGCATACCCTGGATCGAGTCCCTTGGCGTGTCCTATCACGTCGGGGCGGACGGCATCAGCATCCTCCTCGCCGGGATCACCGCACTCATGTGGCCCCTGGCGCTGCTCGGTACCTGGACGATCGTAAGCGAGCGGGTGCGGGCCTACCAGGTCTTCATGCTGCTGATGGAAACCACGCTGATGGGCGTGTTCTTCTCCCTCGACCTGTTCCTGTTCTTCCTCTTCTGGGAAGGCATGCTGATCCCCATGTACTTTCTGATCGGCATCTGGGGTTACGAAAACAGCGCCCGGGCGGCCCTGAAGTTCTTCCTGTTCGCCGTGTTCGGCAGCCTGCTGATGCTGGCCGCGGTCATCACGCTGGCCTTTCTCTATCACCAGGCCCATGGGGTTCTCACCTTCGAGATGGCCGCGCTGTACCAGCTTGCCATCCCTCCGGAAGTTCAGTTCTGGCTCGCCCTCGCCTTCATCGCCGCCTTCGCGGTGAAGGTGCCCATGGTGCCCTTTCATACGTGGTTGCCCGATGCTATCGTCCTTGCCGTGGTACTCGTCAAGATGGCGGCCTACGGGTTCATTCGCCTGACCCTTCCCCTGTTTCCCGATGCCCTGGCCGAGCTGGCGCCCCTGATGTGCGCGGTGGCCGCGGCCGGAATCGTCTACGGCGCCCTGATCGCCCTGGCACAGTCGGATATCCGGAGGCTGATCGCCTATTCGACGATCAGTCACGCGGGGTTTGTGGTGCTGGGCGTTTTCGCCCTGAACCAGCACGGCATCCAGGGCGCGGTCGTTCACATCGTCAGCCTGGCGCTCTCCACGGGCGGACTTTTCCTGGCGGCCATGATGCTCGCGCAGCGCCGGGATTCCTGGGACATGGAATCGTACGGCGGGCTGTGGCATACGATACCGGTTTTCTCCGCGTTCCTGCTTGTATTCACCCTGGCCTCCGTCGGCCTGCCGGGCCTGAGCAATTTCGTCGGGGAATTCCTCATTCTGGTCGGCGTGTTTCAGAAACACGTGGTGATCGCGGTAGTCGCCGCCACCGGAATCATCCTGGCGGCCGCCTACATGCTCAGGATGTACAGGAAGGTCGTCTTCGGTCCGTTGACCAGGGAAGAGAATCGGGGAATCAAGGACCTGTCGTTTCGGGAGTCGGCCGTGCTGGCCTGCATGACGCTCTTCATCGTCTGGATCGGGGTGTATCCCAATCCATTCCTGCGGACCATGGAGGCCTCGGTGCAGAAACTGCTGGTCCAGACCCACCGGCTGGCCGAGACGCCGCCTGCCGGCATGCCCCGGACATCCATCGAATCGGCGTTGCCGCCGGACGGAACAACCCGGTTACCCATCGAATCGGCGTCGCTGCCGGCCAGCCTGGACGGCCTGGACGCGACCCGTGAAACCGGCCAGGATACGCCATGA
- a CDS encoding radical SAM protein, which yields MSLKDTLYKTASRYEPLQRVLRDSIVARKLRFPEVISIEGSSFCNADCIMCPRELLSRKKGNMSMDLYRKIIDECAENARYIRLIQPFMFGESFINRQLVEMIAYTKRKLPRVPVSVSTNGSLITPQKAQELIDCGLDKINIDIDGATAETFEAVRVGLDYEQVVENARYLMELKRSVRSKTPEITVTIINMAETQHEIDAFRDLWTPIADNVVVQSYTTWTGSVEDKNVGDQAAASATGGFTFPCKHPWEEFVIANDGRVSICCLDFDFKVEVGDVSKQSIREVWNGAPIQEIRQKMIENRYDELEICSQCNNYIFQTECAWHQVWK from the coding sequence ATGAGCCTGAAAGACACGCTTTATAAAACCGCATCGCGATACGAACCGCTTCAGCGGGTCCTTCGGGATTCCATTGTAGCGCGGAAACTGAGGTTCCCGGAAGTGATCAGCATCGAGGGGTCGAGTTTCTGCAACGCCGACTGCATCATGTGCCCGCGTGAACTATTGAGCCGCAAGAAGGGCAACATGTCCATGGACCTGTACCGCAAGATCATCGACGAATGTGCCGAAAACGCCCGGTACATCCGGCTCATACAGCCCTTCATGTTCGGGGAGTCCTTTATCAACAGGCAGCTCGTCGAGATGATCGCGTATACGAAACGAAAACTGCCCCGCGTGCCGGTCAGCGTGAGTACCAACGGTTCCCTGATCACGCCACAGAAGGCGCAGGAGCTCATCGACTGCGGGCTGGACAAGATCAACATCGACATCGACGGGGCGACGGCGGAGACCTTTGAAGCGGTGCGCGTCGGGCTCGATTACGAACAGGTGGTGGAGAACGCGCGGTACCTGATGGAACTGAAACGGTCCGTCCGCAGCAAGACGCCGGAAATCACGGTGACCATCATCAACATGGCCGAGACCCAGCACGAGATCGATGCGTTCCGGGACCTGTGGACGCCCATCGCCGACAACGTAGTGGTGCAGAGCTATACCACCTGGACGGGCAGCGTGGAAGACAAGAACGTGGGCGACCAGGCCGCGGCATCGGCCACGGGCGGTTTCACCTTTCCCTGCAAGCATCCCTGGGAGGAATTCGTCATCGCCAACGACGGCCGCGTGTCCATCTGCTGTCTCGATTTCGACTTCAAGGTAGAGGTGGGCGACGTCTCGAAGCAATCGATCAGGGAAGTCTGGAACGGCGCTCCGATCCAGGAAATCCGCCAGAAGATGATCGAGAACCGGTACGACGAGCTCGAAATCTGCAGCCAGTGCAACAACTACATCTTTCAGACGGAATGCGCCTGGCACCAGGTGTGGAAGTGA
- a CDS encoding glycosyltransferase family 4 protein: MAGLAPTRILQVCSSLAWGGTEMHVPILSEKLRNRGHDVRLVLHPGGSIVREARGRDIPTETIRAGGYVNLASTWALQRCIRRFRPGVIHLHLSRDLWQTVPAALLAGFDGPILLTKHVGSYVTKRDPLHRWLYRRVSRIITVSETLNRNVRETCPVPPDRVVTVHPAVDMDRFDPARYDREDTRRSLGIPVGAIVAGTVGRVSPGKGYEEFLQAARMLRDRHPDKPLRFLVVGSASYGEEAYHDGIVQYARELDIAETVLFTGFRRDIPALLKAMDVFIFPSRAEGFGATVIEAMAMGVACVSTRSDGTLDTVVEGETGLVFQGGDAEGLARSVESLLTDERLRERIAENGYRQARERFNLDAMTDRVEALYATSTVHPA; the protein is encoded by the coding sequence ATGGCCGGCCTGGCGCCCACGCGCATTCTGCAGGTGTGTTCCTCCCTGGCCTGGGGCGGCACGGAGATGCACGTGCCGATCCTTTCCGAAAAGCTCAGGAATCGCGGCCACGACGTGCGTCTCGTGCTCCACCCCGGGGGATCCATCGTCCGGGAAGCACGGGGGCGGGATATTCCGACCGAGACCATCCGCGCAGGCGGATATGTGAATCTCGCTTCGACCTGGGCGCTTCAGCGTTGCATACGGCGCTTCCGGCCCGGCGTCATCCATCTCCATCTGTCACGCGACCTCTGGCAGACGGTGCCCGCCGCGCTGCTGGCGGGTTTCGACGGACCGATCCTCCTCACCAAACACGTCGGTTCATACGTGACGAAGAGGGACCCGCTGCACCGGTGGCTGTATCGGCGCGTTTCCCGCATCATCACGGTGTCGGAGACACTGAACAGGAACGTGCGGGAGACCTGTCCTGTCCCACCGGACCGCGTGGTGACCGTCCATCCGGCCGTGGACATGGACCGTTTCGATCCGGCCCGCTACGACCGGGAGGACACGAGAAGATCGCTTGGTATTCCGGTCGGCGCTATCGTGGCGGGTACCGTGGGACGCGTTTCGCCGGGAAAGGGTTACGAGGAGTTCCTGCAGGCCGCCCGGATGCTTCGGGACCGCCATCCGGATAAGCCTCTACGATTCCTGGTCGTGGGTTCGGCCAGCTACGGCGAGGAAGCATACCACGACGGAATCGTACAATACGCCCGGGAACTGGATATCGCTGAAACCGTACTCTTCACGGGCTTCAGACGGGATATTCCCGCCTTGCTCAAGGCCATGGACGTTTTTATATTTCCCTCCAGAGCGGAGGGATTCGGCGCGACCGTCATCGAGGCGATGGCCATGGGCGTGGCCTGCGTTTCGACCCGGTCCGACGGAACGCTGGACACGGTTGTGGAAGGCGAGACGGGCCTGGTCTTTCAGGGTGGAGACGCGGAAGGGCTGGCGCGGTCGGTCGAATCGCTGCTGACGGACGAGCGTCTGCGCGAACGTATCGCGGAGAACGGTTACCGGCAGGCCAGAGAGCGCTTCAATCTCGATGCCATGACCGACCGCGTGGAAGCGCTCTATGCCACTTCAACGGTCCATCCCGCCTGA
- a CDS encoding ABC transporter transmembrane domain-containing protein, whose amino-acid sequence MNLYLRILSYVKPYWYFMAGAMVCMACFAITSSATVWVALPFLQTLFGQETVQTEPSGQPGQAGRTGRTGRTGRTGRTGQLDLAQDSANRLEQRTGMTDLRESLKERTSDLITRPTKQATLERLCLIILAILLLKNISSYLQAYLMAFAENGVIKDLRNHLYIHLHRLSLSYFHGERTGELISRVSYDVMKINGTISAAFGTLIKEPMLVVVFLAILLILSWQLTLVSLVLLPLSVLVITTVGRRLRRSSTASQEAMADLTSTLQETVAGVRVVKAFNMESFEIGKFKRQTQHYFRTLLRLTHMHNLASPITEILGSAVGLAILWYGGRQVLEGDLLAPEDFLTFFLALFSMMKPVKELGQVHNRIQEGIAAADRVFSILDTAPEITDAPDAQPLPDLRREIRFNRVTFRYHQASGPALEEIDLEVRSGETVALVGPSGGGKSTLVDLVARFYDPTGGRIEIDGRDLRSVTVASLREKMGIVTQDVILFNDTVRNNIAYGVETTPLDRIRSAAAAANADAFIDQLPAGYDTFLGERGVRLSGGQRQRIAIARAILKDPQILIFDEATSSLDTESELLVQEAIDRLMRGRTALVIAHRLSTVQKADRVAVVDRGRIVQAGVHGSLIQEDGLYRKLYNLQFRDQEPVAE is encoded by the coding sequence ATGAACCTGTACCTCCGAATACTGTCCTATGTGAAGCCCTACTGGTACTTCATGGCCGGCGCCATGGTCTGCATGGCCTGCTTCGCGATCACCAGCAGCGCCACGGTCTGGGTGGCCCTGCCCTTTCTGCAGACCCTCTTCGGCCAGGAGACGGTGCAGACGGAACCATCCGGTCAGCCTGGGCAGGCCGGGCGGACCGGGCGGACCGGGCGGACCGGGCGGACCGGGCGGACCGGACAGCTCGACCTGGCACAGGATTCGGCGAACCGGCTTGAACAGCGGACGGGGATGACGGACCTGCGGGAGTCGTTGAAAGAACGAACCAGCGACCTGATCACCCGGCCCACCAAGCAGGCGACCCTCGAACGCCTCTGCCTGATCATTCTGGCCATCCTCCTGCTCAAGAACATCAGCAGCTACCTGCAGGCCTACCTCATGGCCTTCGCCGAGAACGGCGTCATAAAAGACCTGAGGAACCACCTATACATCCATCTGCACCGTCTTTCCCTGTCCTACTTCCACGGGGAACGCACGGGGGAGCTCATCTCCCGCGTATCCTACGACGTCATGAAGATCAACGGGACGATCTCGGCCGCTTTCGGCACGCTGATCAAAGAACCCATGCTGGTGGTGGTCTTTCTCGCGATCCTCCTGATCCTGAGCTGGCAACTGACGCTGGTCTCCCTGGTCCTGCTTCCCTTGAGCGTCCTTGTCATTACCACGGTGGGCAGGCGGCTGCGCCGGAGCAGCACGGCCTCCCAGGAAGCCATGGCCGATCTGACCTCGACGCTTCAGGAGACCGTGGCCGGCGTGCGGGTGGTCAAGGCCTTCAACATGGAGTCTTTTGAAATAGGCAAGTTCAAGCGGCAGACGCAGCACTACTTCCGCACGCTGCTCCGCCTGACCCACATGCACAACCTGGCGAGCCCCATAACGGAAATCCTGGGCAGCGCTGTCGGCCTGGCGATTCTCTGGTACGGGGGGCGTCAGGTCCTGGAAGGCGACCTGCTGGCGCCCGAGGACTTCCTGACTTTCTTCCTCGCCCTCTTTTCCATGATGAAACCGGTGAAGGAACTCGGACAGGTACACAACCGGATCCAGGAAGGGATCGCCGCCGCCGACCGCGTTTTCTCGATCCTGGACACGGCGCCCGAGATCACGGACGCGCCGGATGCGCAGCCGCTACCCGACCTACGGCGGGAAATCCGCTTCAATCGTGTTACCTTCCGGTACCATCAGGCCTCCGGGCCCGCCCTGGAGGAGATCGACCTCGAGGTCCGGTCGGGAGAAACCGTGGCCCTGGTGGGGCCCAGCGGGGGAGGCAAGTCCACCCTGGTGGACCTGGTCGCCCGGTTCTATGACCCGACCGGCGGCCGCATCGAGATCGACGGGCGCGACCTGCGGTCGGTCACCGTGGCTTCCCTGCGGGAGAAGATGGGCATCGTGACACAGGACGTCATCCTGTTCAACGACACGGTCCGCAACAACATCGCCTACGGCGTGGAGACCACGCCCCTGGACCGGATTCGATCCGCCGCGGCCGCCGCCAACGCGGATGCTTTCATCGATCAGTTGCCCGCCGGATACGATACCTTTCTCGGGGAGCGGGGCGTGCGTCTCTCCGGGGGCCAGCGCCAGCGGATCGCCATCGCCCGGGCCATCCTGAAGGATCCCCAGATCCTCATATTCGACGAGGCCACCTCCAGCCTGGACACGGAGTCCGAACTGCTGGTCCAGGAGGCCATCGACCGGCTGATGAGGGGGAGGACGGCCCTGGTCATCGCCCATCGCCTGTCGACGGTGCAGAAGGCGGATCGGGTGGCCGTGGTCGACCGCGGCCGGATCGTCCAGGCCGGCGTCCACGGTTCGCTGATCCAGGAAGACGGCCTGTACAGGAAGCTTTACAACCTGCAGTTCCGGGACCAGGAACCGGTCGCGGAATAA
- a CDS encoding glycosyltransferase family 2 protein, protein MDSISVIVITYNEEPHIDTCLRSVSWADEIVVVDCGSTDRTVEICNRHEKVRLFHEDRHGSGQQKQQALDRAVSEWVLNLDADEWLSESLASEIQGLLASPAPCDGYHVPRENYFLSRHIRHAAGWGDDRPLRLFRRTKTSVTRTQVHETFVVDGPTGGLDSPLIHDAYTSLYQYIEKLNEYTSIEVRNRLKAHPDRSITWVHIALAPLGAFWKMYVVKRGYLDGMQGLLLCLLSSVSVMSGYAKTWEYRMYRERGSRMFPPIRTEEVRTRQPGYNRLIRDGDEEFNWKDG, encoded by the coding sequence ATGGATTCCATATCCGTAATCGTCATTACTTATAACGAAGAACCGCATATCGATACCTGTTTGCGAAGTGTTTCCTGGGCCGATGAAATCGTGGTGGTGGATTGCGGAAGCACTGATCGGACGGTCGAGATCTGCAACCGCCACGAAAAGGTCCGGCTGTTTCACGAAGACCGGCACGGCAGCGGGCAGCAGAAACAGCAGGCGCTGGACCGGGCGGTTTCCGAATGGGTGTTGAATCTGGACGCGGACGAGTGGCTCAGCGAATCCCTGGCGTCGGAGATCCAGGGTCTTCTCGCGTCGCCAGCGCCCTGCGACGGCTATCATGTTCCGCGGGAGAACTACTTCCTCTCCCGTCACATCCGGCACGCGGCGGGATGGGGAGACGACCGGCCGCTGAGGTTGTTCCGCCGGACGAAAACAAGCGTCACCAGGACCCAGGTACACGAGACCTTTGTCGTGGACGGACCGACCGGCGGTCTTGATTCACCCCTGATACACGATGCCTATACCAGTCTGTACCAGTATATCGAGAAGCTGAACGAGTATACGTCGATCGAGGTGAGAAACCGGCTGAAGGCGCATCCGGACCGCAGCATAACCTGGGTGCACATCGCCCTAGCCCCCCTGGGCGCGTTCTGGAAGATGTACGTGGTGAAAAGGGGCTATCTCGATGGGATGCAGGGGCTTCTGCTCTGCCTGCTTTCCTCGGTGTCGGTCATGTCCGGATACGCGAAAACCTGGGAGTACCGGATGTACAGGGAGCGGGGCAGCCGGATGTTCCCGCCCATACGTACCGAAGAGGTAAGGACGCGGCAGCCGGGCTACAACCGGCTGATAAGGGACGGTGACGAAGAATTCAACTGGAAGGATGGTTGA
- a CDS encoding polyprenyl synthetase family protein, which yields MEVINQIWSHLVRTKGKRLRPALVFLSASAYGSPCRETMLAAFIIELCHTATLIHDDVVDRATTRRGLPTLNSIWDNHVSVLMGDNVIARVLTLIAKLDCSRITSKIAECVERLTEGELHQAIRRFNIKTSETEYYRIISNKTSSLIACGCDSGAFLTSRSTETACRFGAFGEKLGMAFQITDDILNFTGDEDVIGKPRGNDFREGTVTLPLIHALGNASTDGSRRVEQLLEAEWSEGVCDEIVDFVHVHDGIRYARSKALEYAEEAKAILVDEPESPAKHALLNMVDYAIERDR from the coding sequence GTGGAAGTCATCAACCAGATCTGGTCCCACCTGGTTCGTACCAAGGGCAAGCGGCTGAGACCCGCACTGGTTTTCCTGTCCGCTTCGGCATACGGCTCGCCGTGCAGAGAGACCATGCTGGCGGCGTTCATTATCGAACTTTGCCATACCGCGACGCTGATACACGATGACGTGGTGGACCGGGCTACGACCCGTCGCGGATTGCCCACGCTGAATTCCATCTGGGACAATCACGTCTCGGTGCTCATGGGCGACAACGTCATCGCCAGGGTGTTGACGCTGATCGCGAAGCTGGACTGTTCGAGGATCACGTCGAAAATCGCGGAATGCGTCGAACGGCTTACCGAGGGCGAATTGCACCAGGCCATACGCCGGTTCAACATCAAGACTTCGGAGACCGAGTACTATCGCATCATTAGCAACAAGACGTCTTCACTCATCGCGTGCGGCTGCGACTCCGGGGCCTTTCTTACGAGCCGTTCGACCGAAACGGCCTGCCGGTTCGGCGCCTTCGGCGAGAAGCTCGGCATGGCTTTCCAGATTACCGACGACATCCTGAATTTCACGGGAGACGAAGACGTCATCGGCAAACCGAGGGGGAACGATTTTCGGGAGGGCACGGTTACCCTGCCGCTCATCCATGCCCTGGGGAACGCTTCGACCGACGGAAGCAGGCGCGTGGAGCAGTTGCTTGAAGCCGAGTGGAGCGAAGGGGTCTGCGATGAAATCGTCGACTTCGTGCATGTGCACGACGGCATCCGCTACGCGAGGAGCAAGGCGCTGGAATACGCCGAAGAGGCCAAGGCGATCCTCGTCGACGAACCGGAGAGCCCGGCGAAACATGCGCTGTTGAACATGGTTGATTACGCCATTGAACGGGATCGATGA
- a CDS encoding NADH-quinone oxidoreductase subunit N has translation MNTVLPAINLYAVMPQIFLVSAATVVLIIGLFERFRKGIPYLSLLLLAVSGVVAVNQLGQGPVAFSDTSPMMVMDDFSLVATLVFIAGAVLTVLISISYAEARSIDRGEYYALLIYAVSGMSMMAASTDLFSFFLGLEVLSISLYVLIGFEQRDAGSNEGALKYFLLGAFASGFILYGMALLYGASGSTGYGAIARTLAGERSDAVNLLLLGGLGLLLVGIGFKISMVPFHAWTPDVYQGAPTPVAAFLSTGSKAAAFVVLIRLLVTVFPGLQMEWIPLISVLAVLTIAVGNIVALVQTNLKRLLAYSSIAHAGYMLLPFVSNSQDGSASIIFYLIVYTAMNLGAFGVLAVLSARGAECATLDDLAGLGSRHPLLAAVMAVVMFSLAGIPPTAGFMAKFYLFSAVVTGGYIALAVIGLLFSGVSLYYYLRVVVWMYMRPAAGAPAEAVGRLSFSGMTALCLSALAILAMGVFPSELLQLAERAVVTLP, from the coding sequence ATGAATACGGTACTGCCCGCGATCAATCTCTACGCCGTGATGCCGCAGATCTTCCTCGTGTCCGCCGCGACCGTGGTCCTGATCATCGGCCTGTTCGAGCGGTTTCGCAAGGGCATCCCCTACCTGAGCCTGCTGCTCCTGGCGGTCTCCGGCGTGGTTGCCGTGAACCAGCTGGGACAGGGCCCCGTCGCCTTCTCGGACACGTCGCCCATGATGGTGATGGACGACTTCAGCCTGGTGGCCACCCTGGTGTTCATCGCCGGCGCCGTGCTGACCGTACTGATTTCCATCTCCTATGCCGAAGCCCGTTCGATCGACCGCGGGGAGTACTACGCGCTGCTGATCTACGCCGTATCGGGCATGAGCATGATGGCGGCGAGTACCGACCTCTTCTCCTTCTTCCTGGGCCTGGAAGTGCTCTCCATCTCGCTCTACGTGCTGATCGGCTTCGAACAGCGGGACGCGGGTTCGAACGAAGGCGCGTTGAAGTACTTCCTGCTGGGCGCCTTCGCCAGCGGGTTCATTCTATACGGCATGGCCCTGCTCTACGGCGCCAGCGGCAGCACCGGGTACGGCGCCATAGCGCGTACCCTGGCCGGGGAGCGAAGCGACGCCGTGAATCTCCTGCTGCTCGGCGGACTGGGCCTGCTCCTGGTCGGCATCGGATTCAAGATCTCCATGGTCCCGTTCCACGCTTGGACCCCGGACGTGTACCAAGGCGCTCCGACCCCCGTCGCCGCCTTTCTGTCCACCGGCTCCAAGGCCGCCGCCTTCGTAGTGTTGATACGGCTGCTCGTGACGGTCTTCCCCGGGCTTCAGATGGAGTGGATCCCGCTGATTTCGGTGCTGGCCGTCCTCACGATTGCCGTCGGCAACATCGTGGCGCTGGTACAGACCAACCTGAAACGGCTGCTGGCCTATTCGAGCATCGCCCACGCCGGCTATATGCTGCTGCCGTTCGTGTCGAACAGCCAGGACGGAAGCGCGAGCATCATCTTCTACCTGATCGTATACACGGCGATGAATCTGGGCGCCTTCGGCGTGCTGGCCGTGCTCTCGGCCCGCGGAGCTGAATGCGCGACACTGGATGACCTGGCCGGCCTGGGCAGCCGCCATCCCCTCCTCGCCGCGGTCATGGCCGTGGTCATGTTCTCCCTGGCCGGCATACCGCCCACGGCCGGGTTCATGGCAAAGTTCTACCTCTTCAGCGCGGTGGTGACCGGGGGATATATCGCGCTGGCGGTGATCGGCCTGCTGTTCAGCGGCGTATCGCTATACTATTACCTCCGTGTCGTGGTCTGGATGTACATGCGGCCCGCGGCTGGAGCGCCCGCCGAGGCGGTCGGGCGTCTGTCCTTCAGCGGCATGACCGCGCTCTGTCTCTCCGCCCTGGCCATTCTGGCCATGGGCGTTTTCCCCTCGGAATTGCTGCAACTGGCCGAACGGGCGGTCGTGACGCTGCCGTAA